One genomic window of Desulfuromonas sp. AOP6 includes the following:
- a CDS encoding AsmA-like C-terminal domain-containing protein, with the protein MTRLRQFLIFFSVLLILCLTGVVVFLATLDLNTYRSELEDALAGALSHPVHLGAVQLTFEPGPAFSFSDLRIGQGNGDEEILRAKRILFKLDILPLLTGKIALRDILLDHPHLRHRISSSPPYSPPQPFRPLLDIGVLSQGRIQSLTIVQGHFEFLDKRQPDRLVFSELKTVDFHLDNLALGKTGQLALKAQWHHQENTADLSLTGTIDLPPDLEAWRDTSARLTLNLTDVDAKSITDFLPKSKSTLTATGKTSLFLESHGSLSEGMDFSCRLWGDDFSLQAPTFRISGKKLFPLVFSGHWTYEEGIHTARDLQLAGNNLLLQGKASLETTAGDLRLQTTWSSEPIPAAVIRTFLPEGEKGSGFANCLQAGTVEISALNLVGQRQDGQGQDHGIHIQNARLNIRDVHLRFRQDLEVSGLSGQIDVQDDEVALEAVASMGGHALHLEGTLSSPFSVNRQLSLQAAGAIDATWLKSAVPALREHPASLKGAVPFTVSGQGPWRDLAIDAHANLGGLVVGWPRLLSKSADSDSQLALSIRRQPAEITLVQGSLLFPDLRLDLAGGIKMEKDRPYHLDIHGVTRNLAKTPSFLPFLKWLEPRGSVVFDLRLAGDRHRMQFQGGEAIVQDVGVHLTRVIPDLTAINGTIRLFPDHALGQNLSLKLGESPLSVDARLQRFDEFLLQVDVRGEAVRAQDIIFPSEVAVLHDIAGRLHFDKEGMEFAPVHVRLDQGTKAQVNGRIHWKGAPSVRLDIVSTNARIDEVIALWQDGVKKEGSKKETGEEALKNQQQVQLDIKARAAKGSIGNLRFTEAEGDIWLKDSVLGISPIRFRSKDGYGIGQVLVDNSQGSPSLLRISGHLENFDAATIYQEMLEHRGLVTGTMRSDFYLEGRTGKGFLASSLGGINLEIKDGVLRQLKTLSRVFSLINVSQIFSLRLPDMAEEGMPFNKLRTSISLDQGVLSTEDLFIDSNAMNLSLVGSYRLIDDQLNLTLGIKPLGTVDKIVSSIPLAGWLLTGEDKALVTAQFKVAGSGKDPEVSAIPITSVSDTVLGIFKRTLGLPGKLITDLESLGTSDMEAGQQEDKKTQP; encoded by the coding sequence ATGACACGGCTGCGTCAATTCCTCATCTTTTTCAGCGTCCTCCTTATTTTATGCCTGACCGGCGTTGTCGTTTTCCTGGCTACCCTTGATCTCAATACCTATCGCAGCGAGCTTGAAGACGCCCTGGCCGGAGCCCTTTCCCATCCCGTCCATCTGGGCGCGGTCCAGCTGACCTTCGAACCTGGCCCGGCTTTCAGCTTCTCTGATCTGCGCATCGGCCAGGGCAACGGCGACGAAGAGATCCTGCGGGCCAAACGCATCCTGTTCAAACTGGATATTTTGCCCCTGCTGACAGGGAAGATTGCCTTGCGGGACATTCTGCTCGATCACCCCCACCTTCGTCATCGAATCTCATCGTCACCACCATATTCTCCCCCCCAGCCTTTCCGTCCCTTGCTGGATATCGGTGTACTCTCCCAAGGCAGGATACAGTCCTTGACGATCGTACAAGGGCACTTCGAGTTTCTGGATAAGAGGCAGCCTGACCGTCTTGTCTTTTCCGAATTAAAAACTGTGGACTTCCACCTTGACAATCTTGCCTTGGGAAAAACAGGCCAGTTGGCCCTTAAAGCGCAATGGCATCATCAGGAAAACACCGCCGACCTGTCTTTGACGGGGACTATCGACCTGCCCCCAGACCTGGAAGCCTGGCGGGACACCTCTGCCCGGCTTACCCTTAATCTGACTGACGTGGACGCCAAATCAATCACGGATTTTTTGCCAAAGTCCAAGTCCACTCTCACCGCAACCGGGAAAACCTCGCTTTTTCTGGAAAGCCACGGCTCCCTAAGTGAAGGCATGGACTTCAGCTGCCGACTTTGGGGCGATGATTTTTCCCTGCAGGCGCCAACCTTCCGGATCAGCGGCAAAAAACTCTTTCCCCTGGTTTTTTCCGGGCACTGGACTTATGAGGAGGGTATCCATACGGCAAGGGACCTGCAACTTGCCGGAAACAACCTCCTCCTGCAGGGGAAGGCCTCACTGGAGACGACCGCGGGCGATCTGCGACTGCAGACCACCTGGTCCAGCGAACCCATCCCGGCGGCCGTCATCAGGACCTTCCTGCCCGAGGGAGAAAAGGGTTCCGGCTTCGCCAACTGCCTGCAAGCGGGCACCGTGGAAATCTCCGCTCTGAACCTGGTGGGCCAACGGCAGGATGGACAGGGGCAGGACCATGGTATTCATATACAGAATGCCCGACTAAATATCAGGGATGTTCACCTGCGCTTTCGACAGGACCTTGAAGTATCGGGACTTTCCGGCCAGATTGATGTGCAGGATGACGAGGTAGCCCTTGAAGCGGTGGCCAGCATGGGAGGTCACGCCCTTCACCTTGAAGGCACCCTGAGCTCCCCTTTTTCGGTCAACCGCCAGCTCTCCCTGCAGGCGGCGGGAGCCATCGACGCCACCTGGCTCAAGTCTGCCGTCCCCGCTCTACGCGAACATCCCGCCTCCCTGAAAGGCGCCGTCCCCTTTACCGTTTCGGGTCAAGGCCCCTGGCGAGACCTTGCCATAGACGCACACGCAAACCTGGGCGGCCTGGTGGTTGGTTGGCCACGCCTTCTGTCCAAATCGGCGGACTCAGACAGCCAGTTGGCACTTTCCATCCGACGCCAGCCAGCCGAAATCACCTTGGTTCAGGGAAGCCTGTTATTCCCGGACCTGAGGCTGGACCTTGCAGGCGGCATCAAAATGGAAAAGGACCGCCCTTACCACCTGGACATCCACGGAGTGACCCGAAATCTTGCCAAGACCCCCTCCTTCCTGCCCTTTCTCAAGTGGCTCGAACCTCGCGGCAGTGTAGTCTTCGACCTCCGGTTGGCCGGCGACCGCCACAGGATGCAGTTCCAAGGCGGCGAAGCCATCGTTCAGGATGTGGGCGTTCATCTCACGCGGGTCATTCCCGACCTGACAGCTATCAACGGTACGATCCGCCTCTTTCCCGATCATGCCCTCGGACAGAATCTTTCTCTGAAGCTGGGCGAATCACCCCTCAGTGTCGACGCCCGCCTTCAGCGCTTCGACGAATTCCTGCTGCAGGTCGATGTCCGTGGCGAGGCGGTACGCGCCCAGGACATTATCTTCCCTTCCGAAGTGGCCGTTCTGCATGACATTGCCGGGCGCCTGCATTTCGACAAGGAGGGCATGGAGTTCGCCCCCGTTCATGTGCGTCTGGATCAGGGCACCAAAGCCCAGGTCAATGGACGCATCCACTGGAAGGGAGCACCCAGCGTACGGCTGGACATTGTCTCGACAAACGCCCGGATCGACGAGGTTATCGCCCTGTGGCAGGATGGTGTTAAGAAAGAAGGGAGTAAAAAAGAGACAGGGGAAGAGGCGTTAAAAAATCAACAACAGGTGCAATTAGACATTAAAGCCCGCGCCGCCAAAGGTTCCATCGGCAATCTCCGATTTACCGAGGCCGAGGGGGACATCTGGCTCAAAGACAGTGTACTCGGCATATCTCCCATCCGCTTTCGGTCCAAAGATGGCTATGGCATCGGGCAGGTTCTGGTTGACAACAGTCAAGGCTCCCCGTCTCTGCTGCGCATCTCAGGCCATCTGGAAAACTTCGACGCCGCCACCATCTATCAGGAAATGCTCGAACACCGTGGCCTGGTTACCGGCACCATGCGCAGCGACTTTTACCTGGAAGGACGAACGGGCAAAGGATTTTTGGCCTCTTCTCTGGGCGGGATCAATCTGGAAATAAAAGATGGGGTGCTTCGCCAGCTCAAAACCCTGTCGCGGGTTTTTTCACTGATAAATGTCTCGCAAATTTTTTCTCTGCGCCTGCCCGACATGGCCGAGGAAGGCATGCCTTTCAACAAGCTGCGAACCTCCATTTCCCTGGACCAGGGGGTGCTGAGCACGGAGGATCTGTTCATTGACAGCAACGCCATGAATCTTTCGCTCGTCGGCAGCTACCGACTCATAGACGACCAGCTGAACCTGACCCTCGGAATCAAGCCGCTGGGGACAGTCGACAAAATCGTCTCCAGCATACCGTTGGCCGGCTGGCTGCTGACCGGGGAGGACAAAGCCCTGGTCACCGCCCAGTTCAAAGTAGCAGGGAGCGGCAAGGATCCTGAAGTCAGCGCCATCCCCATCACCTCAGTTTCAGACACGGTGCTGGGCATCTTCAAGCGTACCCTCGGCCTGCCCGGCAAACTCATTACCGACCTGGAATCCCTGGGTACGAGCGACATGGAAGCGGGTCAACAGGAAGACAAAAAAACACAGCCGTAA
- a CDS encoding ATP-binding protein — MPKKRFHKLSLHPADTRIAAKIAILYLIFGVFWILLSDHILSLFATDFFSLSRMQTAKGGIYIVLTSLLLFGLVHYYIRNLRQGEEALREVVQGVAESTGPSFFTTLVRHLASALGVDYAFIGRLDPQDASRIVTLAFFSQGKISDNFHYELKGSPCAMVLAGEICFHPKEVQKLFPQDKGLQELNVESYLGIPMRDGSGNPFGLIVVMHRNPLPNSTFAESLLRIFASRVATEIQRQKAEEDLRTQFQQMRAIFDSVNTMIYVADLESYELLYLNEYGERIAGKDWQGKTCYEALQNGKNGPCEFCTNERLVKDGQPQEPCRWDFQNTRNGRWYQCIDQAIHWTDGRLVRLEIALDITERLEMEQLKDQLLSAVSHEMHTPLTAVLGYSEFLINNEVSPEEQREYLGIIHQEGERLDTLINNFLQLQRAQSRKHGAPVPVKPIEIEALLHKTLRPFTTGVQKHHFQIDCSADLPFLVANPEGIQQILENLLSNAVKYSPEGGTITLAAWEKEKGDEIILSVTDSGIGIDVEEQEQIFERFYRVDNSDRRQTSGAGLGLALVKELVREGGGRVWVESTPGKGSTFSVAFPLRTRE; from the coding sequence ATGCCGAAAAAGAGATTTCACAAGCTCTCCCTCCACCCCGCCGACACCCGCATTGCGGCCAAGATCGCGATTCTTTATCTGATCTTCGGCGTCTTCTGGATTCTCCTCTCCGACCACATCCTGTCCCTTTTCGCCACGGATTTTTTCAGCTTATCGCGAATGCAGACCGCCAAAGGCGGCATCTATATCGTCCTCACCTCCCTGCTGCTCTTTGGTCTGGTCCACTATTACATCCGCAACCTGCGCCAAGGGGAAGAAGCCCTGCGTGAAGTCGTCCAAGGCGTGGCGGAATCAACGGGGCCTTCCTTTTTCACAACCCTGGTCAGACATCTCGCCAGTGCCCTTGGGGTCGATTACGCCTTCATCGGCCGGCTGGACCCGCAGGATGCCTCCAGAATCGTTACGCTTGCTTTTTTCAGTCAAGGAAAGATCTCAGACAACTTTCACTATGAGCTTAAAGGTAGCCCCTGCGCCATGGTGTTGGCCGGCGAGATATGTTTTCATCCCAAAGAGGTGCAGAAGCTTTTCCCACAGGACAAGGGGTTACAAGAGCTGAATGTGGAGAGTTATCTGGGCATCCCCATGCGCGACGGTAGCGGTAACCCTTTTGGACTGATCGTCGTCATGCACCGCAATCCTCTGCCCAACAGCACGTTTGCAGAATCCCTGCTTCGTATCTTTGCAAGCCGGGTGGCCACCGAAATTCAACGGCAAAAAGCAGAAGAAGATCTGCGGACACAGTTCCAGCAGATGAGGGCTATTTTTGATTCCGTAAACACCATGATTTACGTGGCCGACCTGGAAAGTTACGAACTCCTCTATCTCAACGAATACGGTGAAAGAATCGCCGGCAAGGACTGGCAGGGGAAAACCTGTTACGAAGCCCTGCAGAATGGGAAAAACGGACCCTGCGAGTTCTGTACTAACGAGCGACTGGTAAAAGACGGGCAACCGCAGGAACCTTGCCGCTGGGATTTTCAGAATACCCGCAACGGCCGCTGGTACCAATGCATCGACCAGGCTATCCACTGGACTGACGGTCGCCTGGTACGCCTGGAAATTGCCTTGGATATCACCGAAAGACTGGAGATGGAGCAACTCAAGGACCAGCTGCTGTCGGCGGTCAGCCATGAAATGCACACCCCTCTCACGGCCGTGCTCGGCTATTCCGAGTTTCTCATAAACAACGAGGTTTCCCCTGAAGAACAGCGGGAATATCTCGGCATCATCCACCAGGAAGGGGAGCGCCTCGATACGCTGATCAACAACTTTCTGCAACTTCAGCGGGCCCAATCCCGCAAACATGGTGCTCCCGTTCCTGTCAAACCCATCGAAATCGAGGCGTTGCTGCACAAAACCCTGCGGCCATTCACAACAGGTGTCCAAAAGCACCACTTTCAGATCGATTGCTCTGCAGACCTCCCGTTCCTGGTGGCCAACCCCGAAGGAATACAGCAGATTTTGGAAAATCTGTTGTCAAACGCGGTCAAATATTCGCCCGAAGGTGGGACAATTACCCTGGCGGCTTGGGAAAAAGAAAAAGGGGATGAGATCATCCTCAGCGTCACTGACTCAGGCATCGGCATTGATGTCGAGGAGCAGGAACAGATCTTCGAACGCTTCTACCGGGTCGACAACAGTGACCGCCGCCAAACGAGTGGTGCAGGTCTTGGACTGGCGCTGGTCAAAGAACTGGTCCGCGAAGGGGGTGGCAGGGTCTGGGTGGAAAGCACCCCTGGAAAAGGCAGCACCTTCTCCGTGGCCTTTCCCCTTCGCACCAGGGAATAA
- a CDS encoding RluA family pseudouridine synthase produces the protein MPEYIVTPQENGLSPLCILKQRVPAAPIGFLRQLLRKGEVLRLCPAPSPDAPLAIGDRIVLPGSQRLAHLLEQPPEKTVDILYENDELLIAFKPSGLAMHRGVDHEEDNLVRRIERLLKKRKAPYQARPIHRLDLDTSGPVLFGKGKKAASALGKVFMAGKAQKKYLALVEGQLPVTGMLTSPVPAKGKLKESETSFRLLVFGNNYSLLELDLHSGRTHQIRRQLADAGHPLVGDRRYGGSTLAGLSRLFLHCHQLSLPPADDCPGISIDSPLPEDLGQTLAALGLHWPKTAPSVNSTDRTRHATAG, from the coding sequence ATGCCAGAATATATTGTCACCCCCCAGGAGAACGGCCTGTCCCCGCTGTGTATTCTGAAACAGCGTGTTCCCGCAGCCCCCATAGGATTTTTGCGCCAGCTGCTGCGCAAAGGCGAAGTACTGCGCCTGTGCCCGGCCCCGTCCCCGGACGCGCCCCTGGCCATCGGCGACCGCATTGTGCTGCCCGGCAGCCAGCGACTGGCGCACCTACTCGAACAGCCCCCGGAAAAGACGGTGGACATCCTCTACGAGAACGATGAACTGCTTATCGCTTTTAAGCCATCGGGACTGGCCATGCACCGGGGCGTCGACCATGAGGAAGACAACCTTGTCCGGCGAATCGAACGTCTGCTGAAAAAGCGCAAAGCCCCTTACCAGGCACGGCCCATACACCGGCTTGACCTGGATACCTCCGGACCCGTTCTGTTTGGCAAGGGGAAAAAGGCCGCCTCCGCTTTGGGCAAGGTGTTCATGGCCGGCAAGGCACAGAAGAAATATCTGGCATTAGTGGAGGGACAACTTCCAGTCACAGGGATGCTGACCTCGCCCGTTCCGGCCAAGGGGAAGCTCAAAGAATCGGAAACCTCTTTCCGCCTTCTTGTTTTCGGCAATAACTATTCCCTGCTGGAACTCGATCTGCACAGCGGCCGCACCCACCAGATCCGCCGGCAATTGGCTGATGCGGGACACCCTCTGGTCGGTGACCGCAGATATGGAGGCTCTACCCTGGCTGGCCTGTCCAGACTATTTCTGCATTGCCACCAGTTGTCACTGCCCCCGGCTGATGATTGCCCGGGAATCTCCATCGACTCCCCCCTGCCGGAAGATTTGGGTCAAACGCTGGCAGCCTTAGGACTTCACTGGCCGAAGACAGCGCCATCCGTCAACAGCACCGACAGGACGCGCCATGCAACAGCCGGATAG
- the smc gene encoding chromosome segregation protein SMC: protein MQIKRVDILGFKSFVDKVSLDFNDGVTAILGPNGCGKSNVVDAIRWAMGEQNAKNLRGRSMEDIIFGGSESRRPLGMAEVSMVFSNADGLAPAAFKDYAEIMVTRRLYRNGDSEYLINKTPCRLMDITELFMDTGIGARAYSIIEQGKIGMILNSKPEDRRFLIEEAAGVTKFKSRKKSALRKIEATKQNLLRLGDIVSEVRRQLGSLKRQAQKAQKFRECREELKSLETRLTLQRYLALKKEIDSRQQEEQEQVGLMERFKGQVEQGELTLEELRLRHVTVEKEVAEGQEQVFHLTSEIQRIEGQIGFGGKEMEGLLRQQERQAAESQEVRRRLEEVASEQDSLLQDGSMLGADLQQEQRSLAAAEATAEELSFAEQSVATRLEETRTALFALLTHLSQLSHVHEDARRRLQSLEERTSRNRQEAVSLLEQQEQAQMLIAELESALQGFLRKKDVLLEEQVVSQETLRSLKGKLEENENRLLIQREELNRHRSRLESLKELERSLEGYGGGVKALLKNPEMRQRFGAVAAEILEVAAEFERAVESVLGDRLQAVLADRGDDVMAALDFLREAGGRCTFLLPPFPAEPLPPVEGGRPLASLVMPATGAAARVETLLHGVFLVDSLYPWLGKPLPPGVTLVTMEGEILTGRGELQGGSTKGIDEGLLHKKREMKELADGVKLAEARVEQWQQERLDLREQLSQEEENLREIGAALHRKEIKVFDNEKDLNRLKQDFARLTERLEVLSLEEDQLHEEREGLEKQQREANDLRLAKEQEKTVLEESLAELQEEMQVRKRALEDGREKVTALKVIVTSLREREESSRKSQERLETLRRELQGRLALLKSQQEEAEEERARLELDSGRLRTELEVLFRKREEEKKSFDRLKERFDESARHIEEHEDVLKGTRSRMNDLRETLSSLQLKTRELDMEAEHLREGVLDRYRLDLAEMDAPEEDLADSEAMQTRASDLRRVIDDMGEVNLTAIEEYRELEERFSFLTGQQEDLKTSLEGLQTAISKINRTTRKRFRETFDLVNAKFQEVFPRLFLGGKAELALTDEEDLLETGIDIIVQPPGKRLQSVNLLSGGEKALTAVALIFSIFLIKPSPFCMLDEVDAPLDDANIGRFNDIVRQMSAASQFIIITHNKRTMEIADTLYGVTMEEPGVSKLVSVRFNELEG, encoded by the coding sequence ATGCAAATCAAGCGGGTCGATATCCTCGGATTCAAATCCTTCGTTGACAAGGTCTCCCTCGACTTTAACGATGGGGTCACGGCCATTCTTGGCCCTAACGGCTGCGGGAAGAGCAATGTGGTCGATGCCATCCGCTGGGCCATGGGGGAGCAGAATGCCAAGAATCTTCGCGGCCGCTCCATGGAGGACATCATTTTCGGCGGCAGTGAATCCCGCCGACCCCTTGGCATGGCTGAAGTTTCCATGGTCTTCTCCAACGCCGATGGTCTGGCCCCCGCCGCCTTCAAGGATTACGCGGAAATCATGGTCACCCGCCGGCTGTATCGCAACGGGGACAGTGAGTATCTGATTAACAAAACGCCCTGTCGCCTCATGGACATCACCGAGTTGTTCATGGATACGGGAATCGGTGCCCGTGCCTACTCCATTATTGAGCAGGGCAAGATCGGCATGATCCTCAATTCCAAGCCCGAGGATCGCCGTTTTCTCATCGAGGAAGCCGCCGGGGTGACCAAGTTCAAATCCCGCAAAAAGTCGGCACTGCGCAAGATTGAGGCGACCAAGCAAAACCTGCTTCGCCTCGGCGACATCGTGTCGGAAGTCAGACGCCAGCTGGGCAGCCTCAAGCGTCAGGCTCAGAAGGCCCAGAAATTCAGGGAATGTCGCGAAGAGCTGAAGTCTCTGGAGACGAGGCTGACGCTGCAGCGTTATCTGGCCCTGAAAAAGGAGATCGATTCCCGGCAGCAGGAAGAGCAAGAACAGGTCGGTTTGATGGAACGCTTCAAAGGGCAGGTTGAGCAGGGAGAGCTCACCCTTGAAGAGTTGCGGCTACGCCATGTCACTGTCGAAAAAGAGGTGGCCGAGGGGCAGGAACAGGTCTTCCACTTGACGTCGGAGATTCAGCGGATAGAGGGACAGATCGGCTTCGGTGGCAAGGAGATGGAGGGTCTGCTGCGTCAGCAGGAACGGCAGGCGGCGGAGTCGCAGGAGGTGCGGCGGCGTCTCGAAGAGGTCGCCTCGGAGCAGGACTCTTTGCTCCAAGACGGGTCCATGCTTGGCGCCGATCTTCAGCAGGAACAGCGGAGCCTGGCCGCGGCCGAAGCCACAGCCGAAGAGTTGAGTTTTGCCGAACAGAGCGTCGCCACCCGCCTCGAAGAAACGCGTACGGCTCTCTTTGCTCTATTGACCCATCTTTCCCAATTAAGTCATGTGCACGAAGACGCCCGTCGCCGGCTGCAGTCGCTGGAGGAGAGGACGAGTCGCAATCGTCAGGAAGCTGTCTCCCTGCTGGAGCAGCAGGAACAGGCCCAGATGTTGATCGCCGAGCTTGAATCGGCCCTGCAGGGCTTTTTGCGCAAAAAAGACGTTCTGCTCGAAGAGCAGGTCGTTTCCCAGGAAACTCTGCGCAGCCTTAAGGGGAAACTGGAAGAGAATGAAAATCGTCTGCTGATACAGCGTGAAGAACTCAATCGGCACCGCTCCCGCCTCGAATCCTTGAAAGAACTCGAACGTAGCCTCGAAGGTTACGGCGGTGGGGTCAAGGCGCTCTTGAAAAATCCCGAAATGCGACAGCGGTTTGGTGCTGTTGCCGCCGAGATACTCGAGGTGGCGGCGGAGTTTGAGCGGGCAGTGGAGTCCGTTCTGGGCGACCGCCTGCAGGCGGTGCTGGCTGACCGTGGAGACGATGTCATGGCTGCCCTTGATTTTCTCAGAGAAGCCGGTGGACGCTGCACCTTTCTACTGCCCCCTTTTCCGGCGGAGCCGCTGCCCCCTGTGGAGGGAGGCCGTCCTCTTGCTTCCCTGGTCATGCCAGCGACCGGGGCAGCTGCCCGGGTTGAAACGCTTCTGCATGGTGTCTTTCTGGTGGACAGTCTCTACCCCTGGCTGGGTAAGCCTCTTCCTCCAGGAGTTACCCTGGTGACGATGGAGGGAGAGATTCTGACCGGACGAGGCGAATTGCAGGGTGGCTCTACCAAAGGGATCGACGAAGGACTGCTGCACAAGAAGCGGGAAATGAAAGAACTTGCCGATGGGGTGAAACTGGCGGAAGCCCGTGTCGAACAATGGCAGCAAGAGCGTCTCGATCTGCGTGAACAGTTGTCCCAGGAAGAGGAAAATCTTCGGGAGATCGGCGCTGCGCTGCATCGCAAGGAGATCAAGGTTTTTGACAATGAAAAAGATTTAAACCGCCTCAAGCAGGATTTCGCCCGGCTGACGGAGCGCCTCGAAGTGCTCAGTCTGGAAGAGGATCAGCTCCACGAAGAACGAGAAGGTCTTGAGAAGCAACAGAGGGAGGCCAACGACCTGCGCCTGGCGAAAGAGCAGGAAAAGACAGTTCTGGAAGAGTCCCTGGCAGAACTGCAGGAGGAAATGCAGGTTCGGAAGCGAGCCCTGGAAGATGGCCGTGAAAAAGTTACTGCCCTCAAGGTTATCGTCACCAGCCTGCGTGAAAGAGAGGAAAGCTCGCGTAAGAGCCAGGAACGGCTTGAAACCCTTCGAAGAGAACTGCAGGGACGACTGGCCCTTCTGAAAAGCCAACAGGAGGAGGCCGAGGAAGAGAGGGCCCGTTTGGAGTTGGACAGTGGCCGGCTGAGAACCGAACTGGAAGTCCTTTTCCGCAAACGGGAAGAAGAGAAAAAGAGTTTTGATCGGCTCAAAGAGCGTTTTGACGAAAGCGCCCGCCACATCGAAGAACATGAAGATGTGCTCAAGGGAACCCGGTCTCGCATGAACGATCTGCGGGAAACCCTGTCAAGCCTGCAGCTCAAGACCCGAGAGCTGGATATGGAGGCGGAGCATTTGCGCGAAGGGGTTCTGGATCGCTACCGCCTCGATCTGGCCGAGATGGATGCCCCTGAGGAAGATTTGGCCGACAGCGAAGCCATGCAAACCCGCGCCTCCGACTTGAGGCGGGTCATCGACGACATGGGGGAGGTCAATCTGACCGCCATTGAGGAATATCGGGAGCTGGAGGAACGTTTTTCCTTTCTGACCGGCCAACAGGAGGATCTCAAAACGTCGCTGGAAGGGTTGCAGACGGCTATCAGCAAGATCAACCGAACGACCCGAAAGCGTTTTCGTGAGACCTTCGATTTGGTCAACGCCAAGTTTCAGGAGGTTTTTCCACGCCTCTTTTTAGGGGGTAAGGCTGAATTGGCCCTGACTGACGAAGAGGATCTGCTCGAGACGGGTATCGACATCATTGTGCAGCCGCCGGGGAAGCGGTTGCAGAGTGTCAATCTCCTGTCGGGTGGTGAAAAAGCCCTGACGGCCGTCGCCCTGATCTTCTCCATTTTTCTCATCAAACCTTCGCCGTTCTGCATGCTGGACGAAGTTGACGCGCCCCTGGATGATGCCAATATCGGCCGCTTCAACGACATCGTGCGCCAGATGTCGGCGGCTTCTCAATTTATCATCATTACCCATAATAAGCGGACCATGGAAATAGCCGATACCCTCTACGGGGTCACCATGGAGGAGCCTGGCGTATCCAAACTGGTGTCGGTCCGTTTCAACGAATTGGAGGGTTGA
- a CDS encoding roadblock/LC7 domain-containing protein has protein sequence MPFKRELTELMDRVPGVLGAIIADWEGEAVDQVTRMDEYDLKLHGAHGGVILNNMREIMSRLNADDLQEIVVTAETMQTLLVPVTADYFLVVALDRAGSLGLALHAARLCADRVRMEIL, from the coding sequence ATGCCTTTCAAGAGAGAATTGACAGAGTTGATGGATCGGGTTCCAGGTGTCCTGGGGGCGATCATTGCCGATTGGGAAGGAGAGGCTGTTGACCAGGTGACCCGGATGGATGAATACGATTTGAAGCTTCACGGTGCTCACGGGGGCGTCATTCTCAATAATATGCGGGAAATCATGAGTCGATTGAATGCCGATGATTTGCAGGAAATCGTAGTGACGGCAGAGACCATGCAGACCCTTCTGGTCCCAGTGACGGCTGACTACTTTCTGGTAGTTGCCTTGGATCGAGCCGGATCCCTCGGGCTTGCCCTCCATGCCGCCCGTCTCTGCGCC